In a genomic window of Bacteroidota bacterium:
- a CDS encoding NAD(P)H-dependent oxidoreductase subunit E, translated as MDSPSPKPLYVPGQVPERRFSDEELVWTAEEQQRIDGWVAQYPTSDGAVMKVLWLAQEKFAWLPAEVIKFVAETLGLPYAKVFGVATFYTQYYKQEMGTWVLDVCTCFACQLCGGYDMLHYLEDQLGITKGETTEDGMFSIQEVECLGACGSAPMLQVTNGPYIHNLTAAKCDTLLAGLRAGKVPAFESVTLPQDEDDLGGNRRSDAEAVEAYQTPPVSETIE; from the coding sequence ATGGACTCTCCCTCTCCCAAACCGCTCTACGTCCCCGGCCAGGTGCCGGAGCGCCGCTTCTCGGACGAGGAGCTGGTGTGGACCGCCGAGGAGCAGCAGCGGATCGACGGCTGGGTCGCCCAGTACCCGACGTCCGACGGGGCAGTGATGAAGGTGCTCTGGCTGGCGCAGGAGAAGTTCGCCTGGCTCCCGGCCGAGGTCATCAAGTTCGTCGCCGAGACGCTCGGCCTGCCCTACGCGAAGGTCTTCGGCGTGGCGACGTTCTACACCCAGTACTACAAGCAGGAGATGGGCACCTGGGTGCTCGACGTGTGCACCTGCTTCGCGTGCCAGCTCTGCGGCGGCTACGACATGCTGCACTACCTCGAGGACCAACTCGGCATCACGAAGGGCGAGACGACCGAGGACGGCATGTTCTCGATCCAGGAGGTCGAGTGCCTCGGCGCGTGCGGCTCCGCCCCGATGCTCCAGGTCACGAACGGCCCCTACATCCACAACCTCACCGCGGCCAAGTGCGACACCCTACTCGCCGGCCTGCGCGCGGGCAAGGTGCCCGCGTTCGAGTCCGTGACACTCCCGCAGGATGAGGACGACCTCGGCGGCAACCGCCGCTCCGACGCCGAGGCCGTCGAGGCCTACCAGACCCCTCCCGTTTCCGAGACCATCGAGTAA
- a CDS encoding S8 family peptidase, which yields MNRFSFRAALGALTLTLLLAACDTATETPASATADAEALGTATDEALHARPAEDVLIPGRYIVVLAEEPVALARGTAARDLRDLTAEVAARGAEVRHTYEHALTGFAAAMSADEAAALADDPRVLYVEQAQRAYLTGTGTQGGATWGLDRVNARSGFDNQYGWRASGEGVTAYIIDTGIRITHNDFGNRASYGYDFRDNDPVASDCNGHGTHVAGTVGGATYGMAKDVDLVAVRVFGCGPFGSSDDIIAGFNWVAANAQLPAVANASLSMGNTSAARAATQSIVDAGVAFAVAAGNGYGANACNGMPAGVADVMTVGSTDNTDRRSSFSNVGSCIDFFAPGSSVTSAWYTSNSATNTISGTSMASPHVAGAAAMYLEARPNASPAKVRNVIFNFSTKNAVSNSSSPNNHLLYNGGNPGSSVGGGDMFSTLD from the coding sequence ATGAACCGCTTTTCCTTCCGCGCCGCCCTCGGTGCCCTCACCCTCACGCTGCTACTGGCCGCCTGCGACACCGCGACCGAGACCCCGGCCTCGGCAACAGCCGACGCCGAAGCGCTTGGGACCGCCACCGACGAAGCCCTTCACGCCCGGCCCGCCGAGGATGTCCTCATTCCCGGCCGCTACATCGTGGTGCTGGCCGAGGAGCCCGTCGCCCTCGCCCGCGGCACCGCCGCCCGCGACCTGCGCGACCTCACCGCCGAAGTCGCCGCGCGCGGCGCCGAGGTGCGCCACACCTACGAGCACGCCCTGACCGGCTTCGCCGCCGCGATGAGCGCTGACGAGGCCGCCGCCCTGGCTGACGACCCGCGGGTGCTCTACGTCGAGCAAGCGCAGCGTGCCTACCTCACCGGCACCGGGACGCAGGGCGGAGCCACCTGGGGCCTCGACCGCGTCAACGCCCGCTCGGGCTTCGACAACCAGTACGGCTGGCGGGCGAGTGGTGAAGGCGTGACGGCTTACATCATCGACACCGGCATTCGCATCACGCACAACGACTTCGGCAACCGGGCCAGCTACGGCTACGACTTCCGCGACAACGACCCGGTGGCGAGCGACTGCAACGGGCACGGGACGCACGTCGCCGGCACCGTCGGCGGGGCCACGTACGGCATGGCGAAGGACGTGGACCTGGTCGCGGTGCGCGTCTTCGGCTGCGGGCCCTTCGGCAGCAGCGACGACATCATCGCGGGCTTCAACTGGGTGGCGGCCAACGCGCAGCTTCCGGCCGTTGCCAACGCCAGCCTGTCGATGGGCAACACGTCGGCGGCACGGGCGGCGACGCAGAGCATCGTGGACGCAGGCGTGGCCTTCGCCGTCGCGGCCGGCAACGGCTACGGTGCCAACGCCTGCAACGGCATGCCCGCCGGCGTCGCCGACGTGATGACGGTCGGCTCGACGGACAACACCGACCGCCGCTCGTCGTTCTCGAACGTCGGAAGCTGCATCGACTTCTTCGCTCCCGGGTCGAGCGTCACCTCGGCGTGGTACACCAGCAACTCGGCCACGAACACGATCAGCGGCACGTCGATGGCCTCGCCGCACGTCGCGGGCGCTGCGGCGATGTACCTCGAGGCGCGCCCGAACGCGTCGCCGGCCAAGGTGCGCAACGTCATCTTCAACTTCTCGACCAAGAACGCCGTCTCCAACTCGAGTTCGCCGAACAACCACCTGCTCTACAACGGTGGCAACCCGGGCAGCAGCGTCGGCGGCGGCGACATGTTCTCCACACTCGACTAG
- a CDS encoding sigma-70 family RNA polymerase sigma factor gives MARPSADTPSASSEQDRTLVTDALGGDQEAYQQLMQKYREPIRRHVARMVREQQMVDDLVQESFIKAFTSLGSYSSAYAFSTWLYKIATNHTIDYLRKKKLKTFSIDQPALGRDDDRPYELPDTTYRPDRHVMADQRRELIQEAINALPPKYHRVIVMRHQQEMSYDEIASELDLPLGTVKAHIFRARALLYRYLRDQRGDF, from the coding sequence ATGGCCCGCCCGTCCGCCGACACGCCCTCCGCCTCCAGCGAACAGGACCGCACGCTCGTCACCGACGCCCTCGGCGGCGACCAGGAGGCCTACCAGCAGCTCATGCAGAAGTACCGCGAGCCGATCCGCCGCCACGTCGCCCGGATGGTGCGCGAGCAGCAGATGGTGGACGACCTCGTCCAGGAGAGCTTCATCAAGGCCTTCACCTCACTCGGCTCCTACTCCAGCGCCTATGCCTTCTCGACGTGGCTCTACAAGATCGCGACCAACCACACGATCGACTACCTGCGCAAGAAGAAGCTCAAGACGTTCTCCATCGACCAGCCCGCGCTCGGCCGGGACGACGACCGGCCCTACGAGCTGCCCGACACGACCTACCGCCCCGACCGGCACGTCATGGCCGACCAGCGGCGGGAGTTGATCCAGGAGGCCATCAACGCGCTCCCGCCTAAGTACCACCGGGTGATCGTGATGCGGCACCAGCAGGAGATGAGCTACGACGAGATCGCCTCGGAACTGGACCTGCCGCTCGGGACCGTCAAGGCGCACATCTTCCGCGCCCGCGCGCTCCTCTACAGGTACCTCCGCGACCAGCGCGGCGATTTCTGA
- the nuoD gene encoding NADH dehydrogenase (quinone) subunit D has translation METLDRPFAVDVVRQDPDDETFTFWPRHNEALYERLESKHIHVEKDDPLEAEMTLNIGPQHPATHGVLRVVVKLDGENIRTALLDIGYLHRGLEKFAEVKTFQEFMPYTDRMDYMSPYNSNVAWCLAVEKLANIEVPQRAQWIRTMMCECARISAHLLWIGTMVMDAGALSVFLWTFKYREELYSVFDEVAGARFTVSHSRIGGIAFDVSPTALDLIQRFCDDFENDVADWKKLLDRNRIWIDRNQDIGTMTPEECLDLGFTGPNVRACGIDYDLRIFEPYLKYDEVDFEVPMRTEGDSLARYFVRVEEMEQSVRIIRQCLDRLRGPGEVKGPIRADNAKHSYASKDEVYYSMEGMIHDFLMTDVGVAPPDGVEVYHGVEAPKGELGFFLASDGTGSPWRMKINAPSFSNLQGLEHLLEGAMVADTVVLIGSIDPVMGEADK, from the coding sequence ATGGAGACCCTAGACCGTCCCTTTGCTGTCGACGTTGTCCGCCAAGACCCGGACGACGAGACGTTCACGTTCTGGCCGCGCCACAACGAGGCGCTCTACGAACGCCTCGAGAGCAAGCACATCCACGTCGAGAAGGACGACCCGCTCGAAGCGGAGATGACCCTCAACATCGGGCCACAGCACCCGGCGACGCACGGCGTCCTCCGCGTCGTCGTCAAGCTCGACGGCGAGAACATCCGCACGGCCCTCCTCGACATCGGGTACCTCCACCGGGGGCTCGAGAAGTTCGCCGAGGTCAAGACGTTCCAGGAGTTCATGCCCTATACGGACCGCATGGACTACATGAGCCCCTACAACAGCAACGTCGCGTGGTGCCTCGCGGTCGAGAAGCTGGCCAACATCGAGGTGCCGCAGCGCGCGCAGTGGATCCGGACGATGATGTGCGAGTGCGCCCGCATCTCGGCTCACCTCCTGTGGATCGGGACGATGGTGATGGACGCCGGCGCGCTCTCGGTCTTCCTCTGGACCTTCAAGTACCGCGAGGAGCTGTACTCGGTCTTCGACGAGGTCGCCGGCGCGCGCTTCACCGTCAGCCACAGCCGCATCGGCGGCATCGCCTTCGACGTCAGCCCGACGGCCCTCGACCTCATCCAGCGCTTCTGCGACGACTTCGAGAACGACGTTGCCGACTGGAAGAAGCTCCTCGACCGCAACCGCATCTGGATCGACCGCAACCAGGACATCGGCACAATGACGCCCGAGGAGTGCCTCGACCTCGGCTTCACCGGCCCCAACGTCCGCGCCTGCGGGATCGACTACGACCTCCGCATCTTCGAGCCGTACCTCAAGTACGACGAGGTCGACTTCGAGGTGCCGATGCGCACCGAGGGCGACAGCCTCGCGCGCTACTTCGTCCGCGTCGAGGAGATGGAGCAGTCGGTCCGCATCATCCGCCAGTGCCTCGACCGGCTGCGCGGCCCGGGCGAGGTCAAGGGGCCGATCCGCGCCGACAACGCCAAGCACTCGTACGCATCGAAAGACGAGGTCTATTACTCGATGGAGGGCATGATCCACGACTTCCTGATGACCGACGTGGGCGTCGCCCCGCCGGACGGCGTCGAGGTCTACCACGGCGTCGAGGCCCCGAAGGGCGAACTCGGCTTCTTCCTCGCCTCCGACGGCACCGGCAGCCCGTGGCGCATGAAGATCAACGCCCCGAGCTTCTCCAACCTTCAGGGCCTGGAGCACCTCCTCGAAGGCGCGATGGTCGCCGACACCGTCGTCCTCATCGGCTCCATCGACCCCGTGATGGGCGAAGCCGACAAGTGA
- a CDS encoding NADH-quinone oxidoreductase subunit C codes for MKKEPLDIASDGTETIDPAQQRQTLKFLFTPAAPPKDEPVANVHAKASTQVGDTIDALRAAFGETVGEVVEYAGEQTVFVEREQIVEVVRFLKEQGFTYLSDLGSIDRFTEDDRFEVFYSLCHIPRRKRIRVKLRVGDGVPVPSITSVHRSADWHEREAWDMMGIPFDGHPDLRRMFMPEDFEYHPARKEFPTLGIPGSLPLPPQENDGEITMDPFARAHGNVPED; via the coding sequence ATGAAGAAAGAACCCCTCGACATCGCCTCGGACGGCACCGAGACCATCGACCCGGCGCAGCAGCGGCAGACGCTGAAGTTTCTCTTCACGCCTGCCGCTCCGCCGAAGGACGAACCGGTCGCGAACGTGCACGCGAAGGCGAGCACGCAGGTCGGGGACACAATCGACGCGCTGCGCGCCGCGTTTGGCGAGACCGTGGGCGAGGTCGTCGAGTACGCCGGCGAGCAGACCGTCTTCGTCGAGCGCGAGCAGATCGTCGAGGTCGTCCGCTTCCTGAAAGAGCAGGGGTTCACCTACCTCTCCGACCTCGGCTCCATCGACCGGTTCACCGAGGACGACCGCTTCGAGGTGTTCTACAGCCTCTGCCACATCCCCCGGCGCAAGCGCATCCGCGTCAAGCTCCGCGTGGGCGACGGCGTCCCGGTGCCGAGCATCACGAGCGTTCACCGCTCGGCGGACTGGCACGAGCGCGAGGCGTGGGACATGATGGGCATCCCGTTCGACGGCCACCCGGACCTCCGGCGGATGTTCATGCCCGAGGACTTCGAGTACCACCCGGCGCGCAAGGAATTCCCGACGCTCGGCATCCCGGGCTCGCTCCCGCTCCCGCCGCAGGAGAACGACGGCGAGATCACGATGGACCCCTTCGCCCGCGCTCACGGTAACGTCCCGGAGGACTAA
- a CDS encoding DUF4920 domain-containing protein translates to MKALFSLLALALLLAGCTRDGEVREADVVVQAPSEELGLNDRFVNYGADVAAGSDLVALAPATLTADPLAYDGTTVRVEGSVTQVCRMKGCWLSLDNPTDTPVRVMVPRDENGQYVFTFPPDLPAASDAVVEGTVRVDTMSVDMLRHLAEDQGRPQAEIDAITEPEPTVALIARGALLRTPEAASTVQS, encoded by the coding sequence ATGAAAGCGCTCTTCTCTCTCCTCGCCCTCGCTCTGCTCCTCGCCGGCTGCACCCGCGACGGCGAGGTCCGCGAGGCCGACGTCGTCGTCCAGGCTCCCTCCGAGGAACTCGGGCTGAACGATAGGTTCGTGAACTACGGCGCGGACGTGGCGGCAGGCAGCGACCTAGTCGCCCTCGCGCCCGCCACCCTCACCGCCGATCCGCTGGCGTACGACGGCACCACCGTCCGCGTCGAGGGCTCGGTCACGCAAGTCTGCCGCATGAAAGGTTGCTGGCTGTCGCTCGACAACCCGACCGACACGCCGGTCCGCGTCATGGTCCCGCGCGACGAGAACGGGCAGTACGTCTTTACCTTCCCGCCCGACCTCCCGGCGGCGAGCGACGCCGTCGTCGAGGGCACCGTCCGCGTAGACACGATGAGCGTGGACATGCTCCGCCACCTCGCCGAAGACCAGGGCCGCCCCCAAGCCGAGATCGACGCCATCACCGAGCCGGAGCCGACCGTGGCGCTCATCGCACGCGGTGCGCTCCTCCGCACGCCCGAGGCGGCCTCCACCGTTCAGTCGTAA
- the purB gene encoding adenylosuccinate lyase — protein sequence MIARYTRPEMAALWSEEGQFQAWLDVELAACAAWSEATGAVPAEDVEVLYRDARFDVDRIHEIEEETRHDVVAFTRAVSETLGEEKKWVHYGLTSSDVVDTALSLRLARANDLLAAALDRMIDVLAAKARAHRTTLTIGRTHGVHAEPTTFGLKLALAYDEVVRGRERFRRAAEEVRVGKLSGAVGTFANIPPEVERLTCERLGLRPAPISTQVLGRDRHAYYLATLAVVGASLERLAVEVRHLQRSEVLEAEEAFRPGQKGSSAMPHKRNPVGSENVTGMARLLRGYMVAAYENVALWHERDISHSSVERVILPDATTVLHYALHRMASIVERLQVYPDRMAENLERTHGLVFSQRLLLKLIDTGMSREAAYDLVQPLAMQAWRERRSFRAVVEASSVPDHLAADAIADAFDASYHLREVDTIFERVGLA from the coding sequence ATGATCGCCCGATACACCCGCCCCGAAATGGCCGCTCTGTGGAGCGAGGAGGGCCAATTCCAGGCCTGGCTCGACGTGGAACTCGCCGCCTGCGCCGCCTGGAGCGAGGCCACGGGCGCGGTTCCCGCTGAGGACGTGGAGGTCCTCTACCGGGACGCCCGGTTCGACGTGGACCGCATCCATGAAATCGAGGAGGAGACCCGGCACGATGTCGTGGCCTTCACCCGGGCCGTGTCCGAAACGCTCGGTGAGGAGAAGAAGTGGGTCCACTACGGCCTGACCTCGTCCGACGTGGTCGATACCGCTCTCAGCCTCCGCCTTGCGCGCGCCAACGACCTCCTCGCCGCGGCGCTGGACCGGATGATCGACGTGTTGGCTGCGAAGGCCCGCGCGCACCGGACCACGCTCACGATCGGCCGCACCCACGGCGTCCACGCCGAGCCGACGACCTTCGGGCTGAAGCTCGCGCTCGCCTACGACGAGGTGGTCCGGGGCCGCGAGCGCTTCCGCCGCGCCGCCGAGGAGGTCCGCGTCGGTAAGCTCTCGGGGGCGGTCGGGACGTTCGCCAACATCCCGCCGGAGGTCGAGCGCCTGACGTGCGAGCGTCTCGGCCTGCGCCCGGCCCCGATCTCGACCCAGGTCCTCGGGCGCGACCGCCACGCCTACTACCTCGCCACGCTCGCCGTCGTCGGCGCGAGCCTGGAGCGGCTGGCGGTCGAGGTGCGCCACCTCCAGCGCTCCGAGGTCCTCGAAGCCGAGGAGGCGTTCCGCCCGGGCCAGAAGGGGTCGAGCGCGATGCCGCACAAGCGCAACCCGGTCGGGAGCGAGAACGTCACCGGCATGGCGCGGCTGCTGCGCGGGTACATGGTCGCGGCCTACGAGAACGTCGCGCTTTGGCACGAGCGCGACATCAGCCACTCGTCCGTCGAGCGTGTCATCCTCCCTGACGCCACGACGGTCCTCCACTACGCCCTCCACCGGATGGCGAGCATCGTCGAGCGCCTCCAGGTCTACCCCGACCGGATGGCCGAGAACCTGGAGCGCACGCACGGCCTCGTCTTCAGCCAGCGCCTGCTCCTCAAGCTGATCGACACTGGGATGAGCCGCGAGGCAGCCTACGACCTCGTCCAGCCGCTCGCGATGCAGGCCTGGCGCGAGCGCCGGAGCTTCCGCGCCGTCGTCGAGGCCTCGTCGGTCCCCGACCACCTCGCGGCCGACGCCATCGCCGACGCCTTCGACGCGTCGTACCACCTCCGCGAAGTCGATACCATTTTCGAACGCGTCGGGCTGGCGTAG
- a CDS encoding S8 family serine peptidase, with protein MNRFSFRAALGALTLAFLLAACDTATEQAPASASADPAAAQAETKAYSARPAEDVLIPGRYIVVLAEESVALARGTAARDLSDLTAEVAARGAEVRHTYEHALTGFAAAMSADEAAALADDPRVLYVEQEQEVYLTGTGTQGGATWGLDRINARSGLDNQYGWRASGEGVTAYVIDTGINLSHNEFEDRASYGYDFRDNDAVAEDCNGHGTHVAGTVGGATYGVAKDVDIVAVRVFGCGNSGDTGEIIAGFNWVAANAQLPAVANASLGGGASDAMDAAARGVVNAGVAFAAAAGNGFLGLFAQNACGTSPAREPSVMTVSSTDDTDRRVNYANYGDCVDVFAPGRAITSAWYTSNSATNTIEGTSMASPHVAGAAALFLEVRPNATPAQVSNALFNFSTKNIVQNPRSDNAHLLYNGGSPSSSAGGDALTW; from the coding sequence ATGAACCGCTTTTCCTTCCGCGCCGCTCTCGGCGCCCTCACCCTCGCCTTCCTACTCGCCGCTTGTGACACGGCTACGGAGCAAGCCCCGGCGTCGGCCTCGGCTGACCCTGCCGCCGCCCAGGCCGAAACGAAGGCCTACAGCGCCCGCCCCGCTGAGGATGTCCTCATTCCCGGCCGCTACATCGTCGTGCTGGCCGAGGAGTCCGTCGCCCTCGCCCGCGGCACCGCCGCCCGCGACCTGAGCGACCTCACCGCCGAAGTCGCCGCGCGCGGCGCCGAGGTGCGTCACACCTACGAGCACGCCCTGACCGGCTTTGCCGCCGCGATGAGCGCCGACGAGGCCGCCGCCCTGGCTGACGACCCGCGGGTGCTCTACGTCGAGCAGGAGCAGGAGGTCTACCTCACCGGCACCGGGACGCAGGGCGGGGCCACCTGGGGCCTCGACCGCATCAACGCGCGTAGCGGTCTGGACAACCAGTACGGCTGGCGCGCTTCGGGCGAGGGCGTGACGGCCTACGTCATCGACACCGGCATCAACCTCTCGCACAACGAGTTCGAGGACCGGGCCAGCTACGGCTACGACTTCCGCGACAACGACGCCGTCGCCGAGGACTGCAACGGGCACGGGACGCACGTCGCCGGCACTGTCGGCGGCGCAACCTACGGCGTGGCGAAGGATGTCGACATCGTCGCAGTCCGGGTCTTCGGCTGCGGCAACTCCGGTGACACCGGCGAGATCATCGCGGGGTTCAACTGGGTGGCGGCCAACGCGCAGCTTCCGGCCGTCGCCAACGCGAGTCTCGGCGGCGGGGCCTCGGACGCGATGGACGCGGCCGCGCGCGGCGTGGTCAACGCAGGCGTCGCCTTCGCGGCCGCAGCCGGCAACGGCTTCCTCGGTCTGTTTGCGCAGAACGCCTGCGGTACCTCGCCGGCCCGAGAGCCCAGCGTGATGACCGTCAGCTCGACGGATGACACTGACCGGCGGGTCAACTACGCCAACTACGGCGACTGCGTAGACGTCTTCGCACCGGGCCGCGCCATCACCTCGGCGTGGTACACCAGCAACTCGGCCACGAACACCATCGAGGGCACGTCGATGGCCTCGCCGCATGTGGCGGGTGCCGCGGCACTTTTCCTCGAAGTTCGCCCGAACGCGACCCCGGCCCAGGTGAGCAACGCGCTCTTCAACTTCTCGACGAAGAACATCGTCCAGAACCCGCGCTCCGACAACGCGCACCTGCTCTACAACGGCGGCAGCCCGAGCAGCAGCGCCGGCGGCGACGCGCTCACCTGGTAG
- a CDS encoding NADH-quinone oxidoreductase subunit A, giving the protein MLADYVPIFIMMLLALGLALTLLKLAEWLGPRRPRDVKASPYESGMDPIGTARERYSVKFYLVAMIFIVFDVEVVFMYPWAVSFQGFLDAGAGLGAFAVILVFILILFVGLVYDIKKGGLDWD; this is encoded by the coding sequence ATGCTCGCCGACTACGTCCCCATCTTCATCATGATGCTGCTGGCCCTCGGGCTGGCGCTCACGCTGCTCAAGCTCGCCGAGTGGCTCGGGCCGCGCCGCCCGCGCGACGTCAAGGCCAGCCCCTACGAGAGCGGCATGGACCCCATCGGCACCGCGCGCGAGCGGTACTCGGTTAAGTTTTACCTCGTCGCGATGATCTTTATAGTGTTCGACGTCGAGGTCGTGTTCATGTATCCGTGGGCCGTCAGCTTCCAGGGCTTCCTCGACGCGGGGGCCGGGCTGGGGGCCTTCGCCGTCATCCTCGTCTTCATCCTCATCCTCTTCGTCGGGCTCGTCTACGACATCAAGAAGGGCGGGCTGGACTGGGACTAA
- the nuoF gene encoding NADH-quinone oxidoreductase subunit NuoF — translation MEAPKINDGTTKAGDWRTYQRVLLPPVRDLHQIEVYEQHGGYSALRAVLNDGKFDPQGLGAHVKESGLRGRGGAAFNTGMKWSFMPPVDPDVPRFLCCNGDESEPGTFKDRQLFEYNPHLVIEGMVLGNFAITAKACYIYIRGEYASWIDHFQRAVDEAYAKGYIGENILGSGFSTDIVVHKGAGAYICGEETSLMESLEGKRGYPRVKPPFPAQKGIWGRPTTINNVETLACVPLIVNHGAEWFSSMGAERHPGPLLYGIAGHINKPGVYEFPTGMLISDLIDEVCGGMRGGKKFKALVPGGSSTPVLTAEQCVGATMDSDSLREAGSMLGTAGMLVMDEDTDMVAFLRRITHFYHHESCGQCTPCREGTGWLEKLVTRIDEGEGNMRDLDLLLDLCDQIEGRTICALADAAAWPVRWTIRRFRHEFEAKCKPAVFAGADLQGDGASGQLVPVV, via the coding sequence ATGGAAGCCCCCAAGATCAACGACGGCACCACGAAAGCGGGCGACTGGCGCACCTACCAGCGCGTCCTGCTCCCGCCGGTGCGCGACCTCCACCAGATCGAGGTCTACGAACAGCACGGCGGCTACTCCGCCCTCCGCGCGGTCCTCAACGACGGCAAGTTCGACCCCCAGGGGCTCGGCGCACACGTCAAGGAGAGCGGGCTGCGCGGGCGCGGCGGTGCGGCCTTCAACACCGGGATGAAGTGGAGCTTCATGCCGCCCGTCGACCCCGACGTGCCGCGCTTCCTCTGCTGCAACGGCGACGAGAGTGAGCCCGGCACGTTCAAGGACCGCCAGCTCTTCGAGTACAACCCGCACCTCGTCATCGAGGGGATGGTGCTCGGCAACTTCGCCATCACGGCCAAGGCGTGCTACATCTACATCCGCGGCGAGTACGCGAGCTGGATCGACCACTTCCAGCGCGCCGTCGACGAGGCCTACGCCAAGGGCTACATCGGCGAGAACATCCTCGGCTCGGGCTTCTCGACCGACATCGTCGTCCACAAGGGGGCGGGGGCGTACATCTGCGGCGAGGAGACCTCGCTGATGGAGAGCCTGGAGGGCAAGCGCGGCTACCCCCGGGTCAAGCCGCCCTTCCCGGCGCAGAAAGGCATCTGGGGCCGCCCGACGACCATCAACAACGTCGAGACCCTGGCCTGCGTCCCCCTCATCGTGAACCACGGGGCCGAGTGGTTTTCCTCGATGGGGGCCGAGCGGCACCCCGGCCCGCTCCTCTACGGCATCGCGGGCCACATCAACAAGCCCGGCGTCTACGAATTCCCGACCGGCATGCTGATCTCCGACCTCATCGACGAGGTCTGCGGGGGGATGCGCGGCGGCAAGAAGTTCAAGGCCCTCGTTCCGGGCGGAAGCTCGACCCCGGTCCTTACCGCCGAGCAGTGCGTGGGCGCGACGATGGACTCCGACTCGCTCCGCGAGGCCGGCTCGATGCTCGGCACGGCCGGGATGCTGGTCATGGACGAAGACACCGACATGGTGGCCTTCCTCCGGCGCATCACCCACTTCTACCACCACGAGTCGTGCGGCCAGTGCACGCCGTGTCGCGAGGGCACGGGCTGGCTCGAGAAGCTCGTCACCCGCATCGACGAGGGCGAGGGCAACATGCGCGACCTCGACCTGCTCCTCGACCTCTGCGACCAGATCGAGGGCCGCACGATCTGCGCGCTCGCCGACGCTGCCGCGTGGCCCGTCCGCTGGACGATCCGCCGCTTCCGGCACGAGTTCGAGGCCAAGTGCAAGCCCGCCGTCTTCGCCGGGGCCGACCTCCAGGGCGATGGCGCGTCCGGCCAACTCGTCCCTGTCGTCTGA
- the nuoB gene encoding NADH-quinone oxidoreductase subunit NuoB: protein MQEGYLTTTVDAVTNWARSNSLMPMPMGLACCAIEMMAFAGPKADVSRFGSEAMRFSPRQADLMIIAGWVSFKMAHAIRRIWDQMPDPKWAIAQGACASTGGMHRCYGVVQGVDNFIPVDVYVPGCPPRPEAIIHALMDIQEKIRNEYSITQDEREAVDADGRAADRLDLSGLGGDGADRAVRLATPEETAQYTST from the coding sequence ATGCAAGAAGGGTATCTCACCACGACGGTCGACGCCGTCACGAACTGGGCGCGCTCGAACTCGCTCATGCCGATGCCGATGGGGCTCGCCTGCTGCGCCATCGAGATGATGGCCTTCGCCGGGCCGAAGGCCGACGTGTCGCGCTTCGGCTCCGAGGCCATGCGCTTCTCGCCGCGCCAGGCCGACCTGATGATCATCGCGGGCTGGGTCTCGTTCAAGATGGCCCACGCCATCCGCCGCATCTGGGACCAGATGCCGGACCCGAAGTGGGCCATCGCTCAGGGCGCGTGCGCCTCGACCGGCGGCATGCACCGCTGCTACGGTGTCGTCCAGGGCGTCGACAACTTCATCCCGGTCGACGTCTACGTCCCCGGCTGCCCGCCGCGCCCGGAGGCCATCATCCACGCGCTGATGGACATCCAGGAGAAGATCCGCAACGAGTACTCCATCACGCAGGACGAGCGCGAGGCCGTGGACGCCGACGGCCGGGCTGCGGACCGCCTCGACCTGAGCGGCCTCGGCGGCGACGGAGCCGACCGCGCCGTCCGCCTGGCGACGCCCGAGGAGACGGCGCAGTACACTTCGACCTGA